The Opitutales bacterium ASA1 genome window below encodes:
- a CDS encoding Na+/H+ antiporter: MTGFENALILLLLLAGLSVAGRRLPWPLPITYVVGAGLAALWPAFPRVELDPGFFFLCFVPPLLFSDGWLMPLRDFWAAKRPIFTLATGLVVSTTLVVGLVAYALVPGLPLAMAFALGAVISPTDAVAVAAITQKLKVPPRLTAVLNGESLMNDATGLVAFKFALGAAAIGAFSVRAAAMEFVVLALGGLAVGLAVGWLVGRLRDLLQRIHGSDAMLETTISLLTPYAAYLAAGALGVSNILAVAAAGLHAGWRDPLRMDPATRQTTWAVWQVVLFWMNGLAFVLLGLQLPGILGVVGARYPWHELALMIAAVAGTAIGVRLIWMFPGGYLPWLLFRRSRLAEPRPPWRWLAVAGWAGMRGTITLAAALSIPVVTADGTPFPGRDIVIFLSTAVILVTLLLQGTTLETLIARLGVKPDDTQLKEERVARIAAVEAGLKHLRGASFVTTTPEEDAALSEIISEYEHRLAELTADGETRTSAATRRRTARRHRLAALRAERAALDDLWRRDVITDETHRPLQHLLDYEESLLRGLDAVNPS; this comes from the coding sequence ATGACGGGTTTCGAGAACGCGCTCATCCTGCTTCTACTGCTCGCGGGCCTCAGCGTCGCGGGGCGACGGCTGCCGTGGCCGCTCCCGATCACCTACGTGGTCGGTGCCGGTCTGGCCGCGCTCTGGCCCGCTTTTCCACGGGTGGAACTCGATCCGGGTTTCTTCTTTCTCTGCTTCGTCCCTCCCCTGCTCTTTTCGGACGGTTGGCTCATGCCGTTACGCGACTTTTGGGCGGCGAAACGTCCGATCTTCACGCTCGCCACCGGCTTGGTCGTCTCGACCACGCTGGTCGTCGGCCTCGTCGCCTACGCGCTCGTGCCCGGTCTGCCGTTGGCGATGGCTTTCGCGCTCGGCGCGGTGATCTCACCGACCGACGCCGTCGCGGTCGCGGCGATCACTCAGAAGTTGAAAGTGCCGCCACGGCTCACGGCCGTGCTCAACGGAGAGAGTCTGATGAACGATGCGACCGGTCTGGTCGCCTTCAAGTTCGCGCTCGGCGCCGCGGCCATCGGCGCATTCTCCGTCCGCGCGGCGGCGATGGAGTTCGTCGTGCTCGCACTCGGTGGTCTCGCGGTGGGGCTGGCCGTCGGTTGGCTGGTCGGCAGGTTGCGCGATCTGCTGCAGCGTATCCACGGTTCGGATGCGATGCTGGAGACGACGATCTCGCTGCTCACGCCGTACGCGGCCTACCTCGCGGCGGGCGCGTTGGGCGTGTCCAACATCCTCGCGGTCGCCGCGGCCGGTCTCCATGCAGGTTGGCGCGATCCGCTGCGCATGGATCCCGCGACCCGGCAGACGACGTGGGCGGTGTGGCAGGTGGTGTTGTTCTGGATGAACGGGCTGGCGTTCGTGCTGCTCGGGTTGCAGTTGCCCGGCATCCTCGGAGTCGTGGGTGCACGCTACCCGTGGCACGAACTCGCGCTCATGATCGCCGCGGTGGCGGGCACGGCGATCGGCGTCCGCCTCATCTGGATGTTCCCCGGAGGCTATCTGCCCTGGTTGTTGTTCCGGCGCTCGCGACTCGCGGAGCCGCGTCCACCGTGGCGCTGGTTGGCGGTCGCGGGTTGGGCGGGCATGCGCGGCACCATCACGCTCGCGGCGGCACTCTCGATCCCGGTCGTCACGGCGGACGGCACACCGTTTCCCGGGCGCGACATCGTGATCTTCCTCTCCACCGCGGTCATCCTCGTGACGCTGTTGCTGCAAGGCACCACGCTCGAAACGCTCATCGCTCGACTCGGCGTGAAGCCCGACGACACGCAACTGAAGGAGGAACGCGTCGCGCGTATCGCCGCCGTCGAAGCCGGCCTGAAGCACCTGCGCGGTGCCTCCTTCGTCACGACCACGCCGGAGGAGGACGCTGCCTTGAGCGAGATCATCTCCGAATACGAACACAGGCTCGCGGAGTTGACCGCCGACGGCGAAACGCGCACGAGCGCGGCCACCCGCCGACGCACCGCGCGCCGCCACAGGCTCGCGGCGCTCCGAGCGGAACGCGCCGCGCTCGACGATCTCTGGCGACGCGACGTGATCACGGACGAGACACACCGACCGCTCCAGCACCTCCTCGATTACGAGGAGTCTCTCCTGCGCGGTCTGGACGCGGTAAATCCGTCGTGA